CATACGGCGGGCCGGATTGAACATTTTCATGCAGGCCCGCTTTTTGTATAATACTAACAGTTGCAAACAGGGCGGATAACGCCCTTTCATTTTACGCCAAATTTCCCATACGCATATTGGAGGGCCATTTACCCATGATAATGAAAGAAATCATCGTGGTCGAAGGAAAATCCGACACGGCGGCCGTGCAAAGAGCAATCGCGGCGGAAACGATTGAAACGGGCGGATCAGCCATCAACGATGAGATCATCGCGACCATTCGACTGGCCCAGGAGCGCAGGGGCGTGATTGTGTTCACCGATCCGGATCATGCCGGCGAGAAAATCCGCAAATTGATCTCCGAACGCGTTCCGGGAATCAAGCACGCTTTTTTGTCGCAGGAAGAGGCGAGGGGAAAACGCAATCTTGGAATTGAATACGCTTCTGCCGAGGCGATTCGCGCGGCGCTTTCCAATGTGAAAACGGAAATGCCGGACAGTAAAGCGCAAATCGGCTGGGACGATCTCCTGGCGGCCGGTTTGATCTCCCGACCCGATGCGTCGAAACGGCGGCTTATGAT
This is a stretch of genomic DNA from Bacilli bacterium. It encodes these proteins:
- the rnmV gene encoding ribonuclease M5; amino-acid sequence: MMKEIIVVEGKSDTAAVQRAIAAETIETGGSAINDEIIATIRLAQERRGVIVFTDPDHAGEKIRKLISERVPGIKHAFLSQEEARGKRNLGIEYASAEAIRAALSNVKTEMPDSKAQIGWDDLLAAGLISRPDASKRRLMMGKLLGIGYGNGKQFHKRCRMLQITREEFFAALEQLKAGCDSET